In Nematostella vectensis chromosome 3, jaNemVect1.1, whole genome shotgun sequence, the genomic window TGTCAGTCATTTGGACTGTTTGTTTTGCCCCTCAACAATATACATTTGTAAAAAGGATTTTCTGCATGGGCTCACCATAATTGCTATAagcactattttttttctcatattcttttttttttctattctattgAGATCTATTGATCTCAGATGCTTCAATTAAGGCCTTCTCCAGACTTTATGGAGGTTTTTGTATTTGAATTATTCAAATAGTGCTAGACTAGCACTACTGTGACAGGTGTAAACTTGCTACCGTACGTCCTGAGGCTGTTCCCGTCACTACCCATTTCCCTAATATTACTGACTCAGAAAACTGtatttataaattattttttgtctttgtgaAAGGTATACTGGACTTATAAATGCATTTACCAGAATTTACAGAGATGAAGGGATGAGAACTTTCTACAGGGGTTACGTCCCTACTCTTATTGGCATCATGCCATATGCAGGCATTAGCTTTTTTACTTATGAGACCTGCAAAAAGGCATTTGGAGAATTTTACGATGGGAAGAAGCCAACACCATTCCATAGACTGGCATTTGGTGCATGTGCAGGTTTGTTTGGACAGTCGGCAACTTACCCAATTGAAATAGTTCGCAGACGCATGCAGGCTGATGGGATATATGGCCCACGGCGGCCTGAGTACGCTCATATGTGGTCCACTGCCAAGTATGTTTACAAGACTGAAGGATTACGGACTGGCTTGTACAAGGGACTGAGTTTGAATTGGGTGAAAGGACCAGTAGCTGTTGGTATCAGCTTTACTGTCTATGATTTAATGCAAGCATTTATTGGCAAAAGAATTTTGGATGATActtgatgaaaatgttttcAGGAAGGTTATCATTCATTTGTGGCAGTGGAGATTTTTATTACTATTTGTTTATTGCATAGTAAATCAATAAACTTTATGCTGATTATTGTGTATATATTTACATGTGAGATGCTATTACTTGAGTATGAAGCTTGAGCTTACTGTtagcagattttttttccCTTCCCATTGGTTAAGATTTCAACTTATAGCCCTACTACCAAATGCAAGCTGTGATATAGTGGAAAATGTTGTGGTTAAAATTCAACTCTGTAGCCAGTAAACCCATTTTACCTTCACAATGCTTTTAGCAGGGAAAATCAGGAATGCAGGTACAcaataattattatattagACATTAGTTTTTATCATATTAGATATTAGACTTTTGGCTTCAAATGCGGCCCCGTGCATGTGTAAGGTCGTGACCTTTGATAAACAGTACAGGCTAGGGACAAGTCAATCATTTTAGTAAAACTGGCATAATATGCTAGTAGCATTGCTCGCTTTAACTCGAAGTTATGTTAAAATCATTCTCGCTTTTAAAAATATGCTATTACAGCAGCCAAGTGACATACAAACCTTTAATGCaaactaaataaaaatcaaAGCTTTACTGTAATGCATAAACAGGGTTTCAATATACCAAAGCACCACCCTTGGTTGTAAGTAATAAGAATGCATTATCTTGATGATCTTGACTGCCCTTTCTTGACAGCCGAGGACAAATTAATTTGATAAGAATGCATCTAACGACTCAACTTTTCTTTCTGTGTCTTTTCCTGAGAGCGAGAGTGGGACTGGGAACAAGTTTTTCCCAGACTTCCTGTTCCGGCTCTTCCGTGAGGTTGGTTTTAAAATTTTCGCTCTGCAAAATGCAAATTATTCTGcacatttttttgtgaaaagtctaaaaaaatatgctagaAATTATGCTAGCATAATCGGCTTGTGTCTAGTACAGGTGTGTGTGAAGGGAAATATGGAGGGCAGGGTCTAGAGTAGTAATTCACTTGCCACGGATCAATTGAGTTCAAATGGGCATCCTTTGCTCtggtaataggtcactagatccatctTGAAACTTTTTCTACCGAAATGCATACTCTTAACTACCAACGAAAGTGTCAACCAGAGTCAAATGCATTTTGTCACATAGGGTGGGGTTTAAACTGTGTTGTAACTGGTTCCATCCAAACTTCCCCTCAGGATAGAGCAGTTTTTCAGGTAAAGCAAATGTTTAGCGACAAAGGGTCGTAGGGCCCCCTTCTGGACATGCGCCTGCAATGAGACGAGGGACGGACCCAGGGatagataagaaaaaaaaaatggtgtaAAAAGTTCCCTTTAGATTGCACTATTGTTGATAGCGGAGCCaacgcggccgcaggccgcgcgcggagctccataggtatagaaatatggtataactatgcgacttggtttttgtggtcatcgctcgggtaccctgtgtgtcaCAATCCAGTAAATCGTGCAACTCCCATGCCCCACTCGGCCCAACTAGAAAGGAGTCATCGTCAAGTGACACGTCAATCACGATGTTGTCATGAGGATGTTAACTCAATCACCAAACTGGACATAACCGGTTTATAACCAGTCGAACtggaaataacattttttaccACCGCCCCCAAATTTCCTCACTTATGCTTCAAAGTTCTTTTATGAACAACGCAAACCCGCATAGCGAAACAAGAAATTGAATATTGAGAAGTTTTTTATTTCCACTGTGACCATGGACGACCTTTTTCGTGGTGATAAAAGAGGTAAGTTCACAACTATTATAGTTTTATGTTTACATCCAGTAGGTatgatgttaaaaaaaaaacggttttGAACTGAGTGCCTTTTTAAGTATATGTTAGAAAGGTTTTTCACGGATTTATTATCAGACGAtaatatcattttatttttaagaataAAATACTTCTATTGTACAGAGAAGAATGTGTGTGTACAATGGTTTTGTTAAAACTCGCGcccaaaaacaagatggcggtagTCTTGCGCGCGCTTGGTTTACTTTTTAGGTATATTTTATACCATTGGGCTAATTTTCATATCATGTCATCTCGTTTCGATCTATAATAGTTGAAGAAGAACCAAGAAGAGAGGAGGAGCAAAATAATGAGGAGGAGAGGTCACGCAGGCCACGAGTGTTGACAGAAGGACAAAGAGCTCGGAAGAGAGCACGTGACCTTGTACTCAACGAGGAGCAAAGAGTGCGAAAAAGACAGACGAGCTCCGAGTACAGGTTAAGTTGTAAGCAAAGAGTCCGGAAAAAGCAAAAGGACTCGGAGTACGAACTAGATGACAAGCAGAGAGCAGATGAAcaatattatttctattatggCTTGCACAATTTTTCACAACCAAATTATATGTGATAAGACACCAGCCTAAATAAATGCGTTTAAATTAAAAGCCATGATTCAGAATAACACCTTTTTTAACATCCTACTTACGTGTATACACCACTTTCCTACTAAAAGCAATCCCATACTGCTGGATGTCAGCTTTGACTTTTTCATGTCAAATAATGGTGCATTTgtacaatgataataaaaacaagcatTCTCTAAAAGGCACCCATTTGTtaataaaagtatttattgtcattctcGTGCTCAATTCAATTCATTCATCCATCATAATCCTGGGTAGTCTTCCTGGGGGAGTGGAGGGAGGTAAATATATCAGTTGTTATTGAATACAAAAATTCATTAATTTGATACCCCTCAAGGATAGCAGTATCAGAATAACCATTAAACATCCCCTGAGGGATAGTAGTTGGGTAaagtttataccctaaaagatgatTATCTTCACCCCATCCACTTTTTTAGAGAGTCAAAccccagggggtgggggtcatgGCAGAAATTAGTAATGTACCCAAGACACCAGGATTTACTTGGAAatggatataaaataaaactactACAAAGCTAGTTTGCACCCCCTATATCCTTAAATTTGCTACAAgtattgctaaaaaaaagtGCATCCATGCAgactccgcttttaggcagtgcctaaatctatatattactgCTTATATTCCTTTAAGGACTATAACCTTTTGCTATTAGTCTTATCATACAATTCCTTTGATGTGTGTGATTCTGTTTGCAAAAAATGTAGGTCTTTTGTTTTTACACATTTTGATCACTTTTTGCAGTAACTAAGGAAACCTATTGAGCGGTCAACCTTTGGTCACTTAGCTTCGTCCGTAGGCTGACCGTTAATAGATGTTCGACTGTAGCCTCTTCTCTATGGTCTGGGCATTTGCTCACCATATTGGTCTAGAGAAAGCAGCCGTATAGGAATAAATGTGTACAATTTAGAAAGCCAAATAAAGTCCTCTGTAATTTGCTGATTTGGATGTTGCTTTGTTTGGTCACATGAAGTGCATCTCTTTTATAAACTCCAGTCAAGTGGAAAAGTATACAGTAGCTAAGACACTGCTTGATCATGACGAACCTTGATCAAGCATAGCAAAATCATTGAGAGGATTCGGGTATTTACTATGCTGACAAACTATTGTGCTGAGATAAAATCACATCATTTTATTTCAACCCACTACCTAGTCTTAGAGTTCTTGATATTCTAACCCAATTTTATCTgtataatataattttatccTAGCCTCATCCCCATGCGTCTTGTGACAGCCCTCTGTTCTCAAACTTTCTCTGCAATTAGCTGTCCCTGACGCCTGGCTAAACACTAGGACTTTTCTTTCCCAAAGTCAAATATCACGACTTTAACTATTCAAATATGAGCATAATTATTGAATTACAAATATTCTAAACTATAATGAGATCACTCCAAGAGACCATGGTCTCTTGATCACTCGATATACAAGATAAATCTAGCCGTGGCAGTAAACAACAAATACTTCACAGATTAGACTTTGTGTTGCTCCAAGACAACTTACAAAATATGTTAAATTTACTCTTGCACTTTAAGAATCTACTAAAACCAGGCTCAGTTGAAGTAAATAATCTCAGTAGCAGTGAGATATGTGTGGATTCGTGCTATACTGACTGATTTAATGGTGAAATGCTTGAATAACAGCCCATAGACACATCAATTTGCCGATCCTGAGTCTACTTCAAGGCGAGCAGCAAAtcaaagtgacgtcattaacTGACAAGGCGCTCAGCCAAAAGAAGGGTTGAAGCTATTTTTATCCATTTGTAAGGGATCTTATGGTAACACTCAGGTCATCAGTTTGGTTGTAACATTGAACTATCTAAACCCTCCTTGCTTTATATTTCTGCATTGTTTTGTTCAGTCTTCCTTTTGGTGTGGGCTTGGCTTGGCGGGATAAAGATAATTATACATCAGACAGACTGATGAAATGGTCCCAAACAGTCCAATGGCAGATTTCGGCAGGCATCCAGCCCATAGAAACCCAGGGCAAGACCAATGAACAGCATTCACTGCATCAGCAAGACTACCAACTATTGAAATTAGCAGTTCCAACCGTTTCGACTGATACCAAATAAGCTTGGCCTTACTCTTTGCAGGCTGGCCATTTTTATGTTGAGAATATTTATTTCTCTCTTGTAGTAGTGACCATACAGACTGTAGTGCATCCAGACAGAGAGAGACAAGCCAGCAATAAACACTCAATGCATAGAGTCTTGCCGAGTCACCATGGATGATCTTGTTGTCACGAGCCCACGCTATGTGCTCCACTGGGTAAAAAATCTGGATAGCTGTGTTACTTAATATCTTTGTGACCCGCAACACTAAATCATCCTGAAAAACAACCGTGTAATTTGATTAACAAATAAACTTTATTGATAAATTGACAGAATAAAAGTGAGACATTTAGTGGTCTAAGAAATGTAAAGGGCTCTTAAGGCATCATATAGAAGTTTTCTGAAAACCTTAGTGTTGCTTGTTCTACTGGACAACTGACAAGCGCGTTGTATTTAATACTTCGTGAAATGTTCCAACGTTAACAGAATTAAATTGACCGTAGAGAGTAAAATGATCGCCCTTTGGTTCAACAATAAGTTACGCACTCCTTTTACAAGGCGCTTCAGTGGCGGATCCAGaccatggaaaaaaaaacattcttcagtctgccctccGCCCCCTCCCGGCAGTTGTCGACCGTATTCTAAATTATGTACGTAGTACGTTATTGGAGTGCAAAATCTCACTTACAAAATTATGATCAAAGGTTTCTGACCAAAATAAAGTACACTCGAATACGTTCACTATCTCACCTTTAAACCCAGTCCATACTTCTTGACGTGAAAAAACATGGACAAATCGTCGAATAATCTCAACATAGTCCTGCATTCAGCCAAGCGACCAGCGAAGATCAACAAGCTACGACTGAGTTTGTCTTCTTTGTAAACTTCGCTCAGTAACCCACCAGATAGCATACCAGAATAGCACAGCAGTCGTATAACTTTATCTCTCCCACGGTAACTTTCCATAATCTTCGATAATTTAGAAGCCATTTCCATTTTTACAAATTATAGAACAACAACCGAACACACATTTGACTTAAAATAGAGCCTCTCTGTCAGGCGTTCCTTGTTCGAAACCAGCGCGAGAAGGCTGGTACTACAAATATTCCTCAAACACCGAATATTGCTCCAGGACACATAATCATATTGGTACATAATCTAATAAATGTCAGTCGATAAACTCGTGTGCCATATATGATTGTAACTCGAGTACTCTGGACAAGTGAATTTGATATATTTGTTATTCTGACACAGGGAGCCCGGTGTGTATAACCTCGTTCTGTCTCCTCAATAATGCTTAGCAGCCAACCATGGGAggttgaggggggggggggggggggggggggttcttcagAGCAAGAGTGATAGAGATGCTCCTCAGGAAATtagaaaaatacccctaaagaATACCTGCATGGACCAAAAATTGTTGCCCTAGACTCATAAGCCCTAAAAACTACCATTTGTATCTCGGATACCCgctaaaaaataccaaaacgtaggaagaaaccaccggacagcctctatctcACCAACTACCTCCTAACCTCCTCAAGCGTGGCTATAAACCCGCTTTTCTCAAGAGACAAATCCTACGCGTTGCTAACATTTCCCGCATTGACGCCCTACgccctaataataaaaaacacaaaaactcCCGTCGCATCCCCTTAGAACTTAGAACTTAGAACTATTTACTCCCTAATAGGTTTCACTAATTTCGGGAGGGACAGTCAGCACTGATGTTACAGTCTCCTTTGTCACTACCTATAACCCTACACTACCTAACATCAACGACATAATCCGTAGAAACTACAACCTTCTACTCTCGTCTAAGCGATGCCATAAGGTTTTCACTGAGCCCCCTCTTGTCGCATTTCGCCGCTCACCTAACCTCCGCGACATCCTCGTTAAAGCCAAGCTACCTTCCGACCGCTCTCCCACCAACCAACCTCCCGGTGCTTTCCGTTGCGGAAAAAAACTGCCTAACCTTCCCCTATATTAGAACCGATGGCCTTACAAgctacacatttttctcaacaggtgaaacacgacctataacctcccacataacctgcaatactaaaaacgtgatttatatgattcaatgtaaccgctgtaaccttcaatatattggggaaACTAAACGCAAATTAAAAGAACGCTTTAATGACCACAGCAGAACTGTAGACTCCCAATCTCGATCCATACCAACCCACGCCGCTGAACACTTCCAAAAACCTAACCACTccgcttctgacatagagctcatacctattgaaaaaataagaaataaccgcgactccatccgcaaagcaagagaagccacactgatagctcgcgctggcactcttgaacccggtggcctcaaccggcgtgaagaaaccgtttagctacttagtaatccacaccaccctatttaccatcttccataagtcactcctaactcaattactatttttaccttttgttagttaatcatcaatgaactttgtacatattctagctgtaacatgccattgtaactcatttataacctgaagaaggcaggcattggcctgccgaaatatcgttctaaaaaacataaatctgcgttgttgtcgactttttcttttaaaggttttaaaaaataccagccattttatcgcttGTCGGTGTTTTCTTTCTCAtttgacttcgccgctcagacaaacaaaacaaacaaaacaagccaTTGGGTTGGCTGTGGTTATGGCGGCCACGAATTTTCTTGGCTCCGTCGCTATCCTACTGGTATCGCTTGTAATTCTTTCAAATCTCAACAATACCTCTGAAATCTTATCAAGAAACACCTCTGAGTTCAATTTGTCTGGATGGATCAGCAAATACAAGTTACTGCTGATCGGTAGCGAAAGTTTTCTTACTTCTACTCGATCGTCaagatccgccatcttgaatcctTATGATGTTCATCCTGGCCTACCAAGGCTCATCTGTAATCTGTTGCTGCTGGGTGGTAATATATCGCTTAACCCTGGTCCAAACTGGAAATTTCCCTGTGGCATATGTGCGAAACCTGTCAAATCCAACCAAAGAGGCATCCAATGTGACTCGTGTGACCTGTGGTTTCATTCGTCATGCTGCCAAATTGGTAATTCAACCTATAACTCCTTGGCTAATTCCTCTTGTACATGGATCTGTCCATGTTGTGGCTCATCTAACTTTTCAAGTGGATCAATCTTCACCTCATCATCCAACTCCATAAGTATTAGCAACTCATTCACTATTCTATCAACTAATCATGATGAACCATCAAATTCACGTTCTACGCATAGTCTTTATAGTCCTCTTCCTGTCACATCTACCCCGGTTAAACGCTTCAGGAAAATCACTAGACTCAATTGTATTGAAATCAATTGTGACAGCATAAAGAGCTCTGAACGTGCAGCAGTTTTTGCCAGCCATGTTAGTATGTATAATCCTGATGTTATTTTTGGGTGTGAATCCAAACTCAGCCCAGAAGATCCAACATACTCGTCCTTTCCACCAGACTACACAGTATATCGTAAAGATCGATTGGATTCAGGTGGTGGAGGTGTGTTTATTGCCATCAAGCACGACATCCCATCATTTGCATCACCGAACCACACTATTGACTCTGGAGACGAAGATGAATCATTATGGGTTTCTGTAAAGCTCGCCAAACAAAAGGAACTCTATCTGTGTTCTTTCTACAAACCTCCCAAGGCTACTACATCACGTATCGACTACCTTTCACATGCTGTTCTCAAAATTTTCGACAAGAATAAAAAATCTCACCCTAACATTGTTATTGCTGGCGATTTTAACTGTGGAGACATAAACTGGAACTCTGACCCTCCTTCAATCACTAACCATGCGTCGGCACCCATGATGAATTACCTACTGGATTTTATCAGCAATAACGCTCTTACTCAACACGTCGTACATCCCACACGCCCAGCTTCTCTTAATACTTTGGATCTGGTGTTATCGTCATCTCCTGCTCTAGTATCCGATGTCAGAATCCTCCCAGGTATGAGTGACCACGATATTGTGTCTTTTTCTATCACCTGTAAGCCTCCAAGGCTAACAAGTCCCCCCCACAAAGTTTATATGTACGATAAAATGGATGTCGAGGGTCTCCATCGTGATGCTATGACCTTGGCTAGTGAGTTCTTCTCTTCATGTGAGTCTAGGTCAGTGGAGTAAAATTGGTCGCATTTCAAGAACGGTCTCTTATCTGCTGTTGAAAAACATGTTCCTTCCAAACTGACCAAGTCGAAACTTTCTTTACCTTGGATGTCACCAACCATTAAACGCCTTATGAGGAAACGAGATTCTCTCCTCCTTAGAGATAAACGTAGTAACAACAAAAGCTCAGAAGTATGGCGTGCTTACCGTCAACAGAGGAACAAAGTCGTCAAGGCTCTCAAGGTTGCACATAACAACTATTTGAATGACGTGATAGGCGAAAGTTTGCAATCAGATCCCAAGAAATTTTGGAGATATGTTAAACGCTCAAGATCAGAAAATGTAGGCATTCCAACTCTCCGTAAGGATAACATGCTTTTTATATCAGATGCAGATAAAGCTGAGGCTCTTAACCATCATTTCCAGAGCGTTTTCACTAGTGATAATGGTCAACTTCCGGATCTGTCGACTTCTAGTTACCCTACAATTAAAGATATTATCTTTACCGAGCCTGGCATTCGTAAGCAGCTTGAAAGTCTCAATCCATCTAAGTCTGTTGGACCGGATGGTCTTTCTCCAAGAATCCTCCGTGATCTATCATCTGAGATCTCAAATGTGCTCACGTTTATCTTCCAGCAAAGTTTTGACTCAGGTATTTTGCCTGAAGACTGGTTAAAAGCTTTGGTAGTCCCTGTCTTCAAAAAATCCAGCAAGGACAACCCTGAGAACTACCGTCCCATATCCCTGACTTGTATATGCTGTAAAGTTATGGAACATGTAGTGCTAAGCCATCTGAACAGTCACACTGCTATGAACAACATCTTATCTGATTTGCAACACGGTTTTCGTTCTGGTTTTTCTTGTGAGACGCAGCTTGTTCCTACTACTTATGACTGGGCTACTTCTCTTAATAATCAAGGCCAGGTTGATGCTTTATTACTCGACTTCAGTAAAGCCTTTGATAAAGTCTCGCATTCCAAACTTTTGTATAAGCTCCGTAGTTATGGTATCTGCGGTAAGACTTGCCAATGGATCACTAGTTTCTTATCTGTTAGAACACAATTTGTCTCTGTGAATGGTACCCACTCCAGCTGTACTCCAGTGACCTCAGGCGTTCCTCAAGGTTCTGTGTTGGGTCCGGCGCTCTTCCTCTTGTTCATCAACGAC contains:
- the LOC5510041 gene encoding peroxisomal membrane protein 11C codes for the protein MEMASKLSKIMESYRGRDKVIRLLCYSGMLSGGLLSEVYKEDKLSRSLLIFAGRLAECRTMLRLFDDLSMFFHVKKYGLGLKDDLVLRVTKILSNTAIQIFYPVEHIAWARDNKIIHGDSARLYALSVYCWLVSLCLDALQSVWSLLQERNKYSQHKNGQPAKSKAKLIWYQSKRLELLISIVGSLADAVNAVHWSCPGFLWAGCLPKSAIGLFGTISSVCLMYNYLYPAKPSPHQKED